One region of Candidatus Omnitrophota bacterium genomic DNA includes:
- the dapA gene encoding 4-hydroxy-tetrahydrodipicolinate synthase, translating to MFEGSIVALVTPFKNGKVDEAKLRELVEFHIKNGTSGIVPCGTTGESATLTHEEHNRVIEVVIEAAKKRIAIIAGTGSNCTAEAIELTKYAEKAGADAALLLSPYYNKPTQRGLYMHYKAVADSVKIPIIPYNIQSRTAVNIEPETFQKLAQIKNIVGVKESSGNLEQISKIRYLCGPNFAIISGDDALTLPILAIGGVGVISVVANIVPRDVADLVASFKKGDIKKAQELHYKLLPLVKAMFIETNPIPVKTAMELMGMIEPELRLPLCHMSEENLAKLAEALKKYGL from the coding sequence ATGTTCGAAGGTTCGATAGTTGCGCTTGTGACACCCTTCAAGAACGGGAAAGTTGACGAAGCAAAATTACGCGAGCTTGTAGAGTTCCATATAAAGAACGGGACCTCGGGCATAGTGCCGTGCGGGACGACCGGCGAGTCCGCGACGTTGACGCACGAGGAGCACAACCGCGTGATAGAGGTGGTGATAGAGGCGGCGAAGAAAAGGATCGCTATAATCGCAGGGACGGGATCGAATTGCACGGCTGAGGCGATCGAGCTGACGAAGTATGCCGAAAAGGCAGGCGCGGACGCGGCGCTGTTATTGTCGCCTTATTACAACAAGCCGACACAGCGCGGGCTCTATATGCATTACAAGGCGGTCGCGGATTCGGTAAAGATACCGATCATCCCTTACAATATCCAGTCGCGCACAGCGGTAAATATCGAGCCGGAGACGTTCCAGAAACTGGCGCAGATAAAGAATATAGTGGGTGTGAAGGAATCGAGCGGGAACCTCGAGCAGATCTCGAAGATACGTTACCTCTGCGGGCCTAACTTCGCGATAATCTCAGGCGACGACGCGCTTACGCTGCCTATCCTAGCTATCGGCGGGGTGGGCGTAATATCGGTCGTGGCAAATATCGTGCCGCGGGATGTGGCCGACCTGGTGGCTTCCTTCAAGAAGGGTGACATAAAAAAGGCCCAGGAACTTCATTATAAGTTGTTGCCGCTTGTGAAAGCCATGTTCATCGAGACGAATCCGATACCGGTAAAGACGGCGATGGAACTGATGGGTATGATAGAGCCGGAACTCCGCCTGCCGTTGTGCCATATGTCGGAAGAGAACCTCGCGAAACTCGCCGAGGCTCTGAAAAAATACGGCTTGTAA
- the dapF gene encoding diaminopimelate epimerase, protein MKNIAFVKMVASGNDFVVIDNRKALIPGAKLYSFAREICDRNYGAGGDGLIALERSKKADFRMRIINSDGSEAEMCGNGARCAALFAVGNKIAGKRMDFETLAGVIEAEVKGAIVKLKMSDPSGLKLDINLALSDGGYNVNFVNTGVPHAVIFVDHLEGHNVKTTGKEVRYHCTFAPRGTNVDFVEVGGRNGPIKVRTYERGVEGETLACGTGVTASAIISAVVKNFKSPVTCLTKGGDSLKIYFKRSGDDFTDVYLEGGAREVFLGKYLYK, encoded by the coding sequence ATGAAAAATATAGCATTCGTCAAGATGGTCGCCAGCGGAAACGACTTTGTCGTCATCGATAACCGCAAAGCGCTTATACCCGGCGCGAAACTGTATTCCTTCGCCAGGGAGATCTGCGACAGGAATTACGGGGCCGGAGGCGACGGGCTTATCGCTCTCGAGCGCTCGAAAAAGGCCGATTTCAGGATGCGCATAATAAATTCCGACGGCAGCGAGGCCGAGATGTGCGGCAACGGCGCGCGCTGCGCGGCGTTATTCGCTGTAGGAAACAAGATAGCCGGAAAGAGGATGGATTTCGAGACGCTCGCCGGAGTGATCGAAGCCGAGGTCAAGGGCGCGATAGTAAAACTGAAGATGTCGGATCCCAGCGGCTTGAAACTCGATATCAACCTCGCTTTAAGCGACGGCGGGTATAACGTTAATTTTGTGAACACCGGTGTGCCGCACGCGGTCATTTTCGTGGACCATCTTGAGGGCCATAACGTAAAGACAACAGGCAAAGAGGTGCGTTACCATTGCACTTTTGCGCCGCGAGGCACGAACGTGGATTTTGTTGAAGTCGGTGGAAGGAACGGACCTATTAAAGTGCGTACATACGAGCGCGGTGTTGAGGGCGAGACGCTCGCCTGCGGGACCGGCGTCACGGCCTCCGCGATCATATCGGCGGTTGTGAAGAATTTTAAGAGCCCTGTTACCTGCCTTACAAAAGGCGGGGACAGTCTTAAAATATATTTCAAGAGGAGCGGTGATGATTTTACCGACGTCTATCTGGAAGGCGGCGCACGGGAAGTATTTTTAGGCAAGTATCTTTACAAATAA
- the lysA gene encoding diaminopimelate decarboxylase codes for MHEFKYKGDELFCEDVGIGGIAAAVGTPFYLYSHKTLIDHYRKLRDAFSELNPLICFSMKANSNLAVVMALVKAGAGLDVVSGGELYKALKVGCDPKKIVYASVGKTAREIEDAIRSGILFFNIESLPELAQINKTAKRLGRVVDCTLRANPDIDPHTHKFITTGKAENKFGLDFTTVEGTFLKASKYPNVRLRGIHIHIGSQITEAEPFRKAINKTGTLIGNIRRKGARVDWLNIGGGLGIIYNKEKPQTAARFAKSVVSLIRRINVRLILEPGRFIAGNSGILVAKVTYVKKTRSKNFIISDAAMNDLIRPSLYDAYHEIIPVIRRPARRKILADVVGPICESGDVLARDRRLPEFQPGELIAVMGAGAYGFTMSSNYNSRPRVAEVMVLRGRFYVVREREKYEDLVKGENIPKELK; via the coding sequence ATGCACGAATTCAAATATAAGGGCGATGAGCTCTTCTGTGAGGATGTGGGGATAGGCGGCATAGCCGCCGCCGTAGGGACGCCTTTCTATCTCTACAGCCACAAGACGCTCATAGACCATTACAGGAAACTGCGCGACGCTTTCTCGGAGCTTAATCCGCTCATCTGCTTTTCGATGAAGGCGAACTCGAACCTCGCTGTCGTCATGGCGCTTGTAAAAGCCGGCGCAGGGCTCGATGTCGTATCCGGAGGCGAGTTGTACAAGGCGCTGAAGGTCGGATGCGACCCGAAGAAGATCGTCTACGCGAGCGTCGGCAAGACCGCACGCGAAATAGAGGACGCGATAAGGTCGGGCATATTATTCTTTAATATCGAATCTCTGCCTGAATTGGCGCAGATAAACAAGACCGCCAAGAGGCTCGGCAGAGTGGTGGACTGCACCCTGCGCGCCAACCCGGATATCGACCCGCATACGCACAAATTCATCACGACTGGGAAAGCTGAGAACAAGTTCGGCCTGGATTTCACGACCGTCGAGGGAACGTTCCTGAAGGCCTCGAAATACCCGAACGTCCGCCTGCGCGGGATACACATACACATCGGCTCGCAGATAACCGAGGCCGAGCCGTTCCGCAAGGCAATAAACAAGACCGGCACATTGATCGGGAATATTAGGAGGAAAGGCGCGAGGGTCGACTGGCTTAATATAGGAGGCGGTCTCGGGATAATCTACAACAAGGAAAAGCCGCAGACCGCCGCGCGTTTCGCTAAGTCCGTGGTATCGCTTATACGCAGGATAAACGTCCGGCTCATACTCGAGCCGGGCAGGTTTATCGCCGGCAACAGCGGTATACTGGTAGCGAAAGTGACGTATGTCAAGAAGACCCGCTCAAAGAATTTCATCATATCCGACGCGGCGATGAACGACCTTATCCGCCCGTCGCTCTATGACGCCTATCATGAGATCATCCCGGTGATAAGGCGGCCGGCGCGCAGGAAGATACTGGCCGATGTTGTAGGCCCGATCTGCGAGAGCGGGGATGTCCTGGCCAGGGACAGGAGGCTGCCCGAGTTCCAGCCCGGCGAATTGATAGCCGTGATGGGAGCGGGCGCTTATGGGTTTACCATGTCCAGCAATTACAACTCGAGGCCGCGCGTCGCCGAGGTGATGGTCCTGCGCGGAAGGTTCTACGTGGTGCGAGAGAGGGAAAAATACGAAGACCTCGTAAAAGGCGAGAATATCCCCAAAGAACTTAAGTGA
- the argH gene encoding argininosuccinate lyase, whose amino-acid sequence MKKKLWGGRFKKSQDPEFEDFSCSMYFDYRLAEYDVLGSIAHAKMLGKCGIIPKKDAAAIVKGLTAISKEIDAGRFVYDFTAEDIHTNIQNALEKKIGKPALKLHTARSRNDQVALDTRMYCKDKAQELYGLVSSLQESLLGFAKKNKDVIVPGLTHTQHAQPVLLSDHIEAYVWMLARDKRKLHYAYHAADFMPLGACALAGTSLKIDRKYVAKELGFASLCENTMDAVSDRDFVAELLEAISLVSMHLSRLASDLILWATPEFGFVEIDQQFCTGSSIMPQKVNPDFLELARGISGSIYGNLFSVLTMMKGLPLTYNRDMQWDKQPLFDSVEKISKVLSIYAELMKGIKVNKANIDRALLDESLYATDLAEYLVAKGLDSRQAHSVIGKLVTATLEKKERISGLALKELKKFSDKFEKDAFKLLDPKVSVASRKKGR is encoded by the coding sequence ATGAAAAAGAAACTTTGGGGCGGAAGGTTCAAGAAGTCGCAGGACCCTGAGTTCGAGGATTTTTCGTGCAGCATGTATTTTGACTACAGGCTGGCAGAGTACGACGTCCTCGGCTCTATCGCCCACGCGAAGATGCTCGGGAAATGCGGGATAATCCCGAAGAAAGACGCCGCCGCGATAGTAAAAGGGCTTACCGCGATATCTAAAGAGATCGATGCGGGCAGGTTCGTATACGACTTTACGGCTGAGGATATCCATACAAATATCCAGAATGCCCTGGAGAAGAAGATAGGCAAGCCGGCGCTCAAGCTGCATACCGCACGGTCGAGGAACGACCAGGTCGCGTTGGATACGAGGATGTATTGCAAGGATAAGGCCCAGGAATTATACGGCTTGGTTTCGAGTTTGCAGGAATCCTTGCTCGGTTTCGCGAAGAAGAACAAGGACGTGATAGTGCCGGGCCTGACGCATACGCAGCACGCGCAGCCGGTGCTTTTGTCCGACCACATTGAGGCATATGTATGGATGCTGGCAAGGGACAAGAGGAAGCTCCATTACGCCTATCATGCGGCGGACTTCATGCCGCTTGGCGCATGCGCGTTGGCCGGGACTTCGCTTAAGATCGACAGGAAATATGTCGCCAAAGAGCTGGGTTTTGCGTCGCTCTGCGAAAACACGATGGACGCGGTATCCGACAGGGATTTTGTCGCCGAACTTCTTGAGGCTATATCGCTGGTATCGATGCACCTCTCGAGGCTCGCTTCGGACCTCATACTCTGGGCTACGCCTGAGTTTGGGTTCGTCGAGATAGACCAGCAGTTCTGCACCGGCTCTAGCATAATGCCGCAAAAGGTCAACCCGGATTTCCTCGAGCTGGCCAGGGGCATCTCCGGCAGTATATACGGGAATTTATTCTCGGTCCTGACGATGATGAAGGGGTTGCCTTTGACATATAACAGGGATATGCAGTGGGACAAGCAGCCGCTCTTCGATTCGGTCGAGAAGATATCGAAGGTGCTGTCTATTTATGCCGAGCTGATGAAAGGCATAAAAGTAAACAAGGCGAATATTGACAGGGCGCTTTTGGACGAGTCGCTTTACGCGACAGACCTGGCCGAGTACCTGGTCGCTAAGGGGCTGGATTCGAGACAGGCGCATTCGGTGATCGGCAAATTAGTAACGGCGACTCTCGAAAAGAAAGAGAGGATATCCGGTCTCGCTCTTAAAGAACTCAAGAAGTTTTCGGATAAATTCGAGAAGGACGCCTTTAAATTATTGGACCCGAAGGTGTCGGTTGCATCAAGGAAAAAAGGAAGATAA
- a CDS encoding argininosuccinate synthase, with translation MNKKVVLAYSGGLDTSVIIKWLSKKGYDVIAYMADVGQESDFEVYKKRALATGAVKVVVEDLKKEFVKDFVFKSLKAGAVYEGGYLLATALSRPIIAKGLVETAHKEKAAYVAHGCTGKGNDQVRFEVTIGSLDPNLKILAPVREWELKTRAEEIEYAKKNNIPIDTTKKKPYSIDLNLWGISIESGKLEDPYYAPDEDIYQLTKGVDKAAAEPVYAEIEFKGGLPVKLNGNGMDGVGLILKLSKMAGDAGVGRSDMIENRLVGIKSREIYEAPAAWTLFNAHKALEALVLDRETLHFKETVALKYAELTYFGLWYTPLKEALDKFVDETQKSVNGTVKVKLHKGHCIVVGRKSPDSLYKKELATYEQGDKFDQSLAKGFVQIWGLPYKGSHKK, from the coding sequence ATGAACAAGAAAGTAGTGCTTGCGTATTCAGGCGGACTCGATACTTCGGTCATAATAAAGTGGCTGTCGAAGAAGGGTTACGACGTCATCGCTTATATGGCTGACGTAGGCCAGGAGTCTGACTTTGAGGTCTATAAGAAGAGGGCATTGGCTACCGGCGCCGTAAAGGTCGTTGTCGAGGACCTGAAGAAGGAGTTCGTGAAGGACTTCGTATTCAAGTCGCTTAAAGCCGGGGCGGTATACGAAGGCGGATACCTGCTTGCGACGGCGCTGTCGAGGCCGATAATCGCCAAGGGACTCGTAGAGACGGCCCATAAAGAGAAGGCCGCATATGTCGCGCACGGCTGTACGGGTAAAGGCAATGACCAGGTAAGGTTTGAGGTCACGATAGGATCGCTTGATCCTAATTTGAAAATACTGGCGCCTGTCAGGGAGTGGGAGTTAAAGACAAGGGCCGAAGAGATAGAATATGCAAAGAAGAATAATATTCCCATTGATACGACCAAGAAAAAGCCGTACTCGATTGATCTTAATCTATGGGGAATATCGATTGAAAGTGGGAAGCTGGAAGATCCTTATTACGCGCCTGACGAAGATATATATCAACTTACAAAGGGAGTAGATAAGGCGGCGGCGGAGCCCGTCTATGCGGAGATAGAATTCAAGGGCGGTTTGCCTGTCAAGCTCAACGGAAATGGCATGGACGGCGTAGGCCTGATATTGAAACTGTCGAAGATGGCCGGCGACGCCGGCGTAGGCAGGAGCGATATGATCGAGAACAGGCTCGTCGGCATAAAGTCGAGGGAGATATACGAGGCGCCTGCGGCATGGACGCTTTTTAACGCGCATAAGGCGCTCGAAGCCCTTGTCCTTGACAGGGAGACGCTGCATTTCAAGGAAACTGTCGCGCTCAAATACGCGGAGCTTACTTATTTCGGGCTCTGGTATACGCCGCTCAAGGAGGCGCTCGATAAATTCGTCGACGAGACGCAGAAGTCTGTCAACGGCACGGTGAAGGTGAAACTGCATAAAGGCCATTGTATAGTCGTCGGCAGGAAATCTCCGGACTCGCTTTACAAGAAAGAGCTGGCGACATACGAGCAGGGCGATAAGTTCGACCAGTCGCTGGCGAAAGGTTTCGTCCAGATATGGGGATTGCCTTATAAAGGATCGCATAAAAAATGA
- the argF gene encoding ornithine carbamoyltransferase has product MKAKDLITIKDLSISDIEEIFALAAKLKGEGKISKDEPLKGKTLGLVFQKPSLRTKVSFAAAMAQLGGTAIFLAPDEVKLGEREAIKDVARTLSRYLDGIVARTFKHGDIIELAEYSTVPVINGLSDFSHPCQALADIFTVKEKKSRVKGVKIAFVGDGNNVCNSLLMAAARVGADIAVATPKGYEADKEVVKIAEDFAGVTGSKVVICTDPEMAVAGADVIYTDVWTSMGQEKEKAERLKAFKGFQINEKLCSKAKKDYIIMHCLPAHRGEEISDESLESPHSVVFDQAENRLHVEKAILLLLLK; this is encoded by the coding sequence TTGAAGGCTAAAGACCTGATAACGATAAAGGACCTTTCGATCTCGGATATCGAGGAGATATTCGCCCTGGCCGCTAAATTGAAGGGCGAGGGAAAGATATCCAAAGACGAGCCGCTGAAGGGGAAGACCCTGGGGTTGGTATTCCAGAAGCCCTCTTTAAGGACGAAGGTATCTTTTGCGGCCGCGATGGCCCAGTTAGGCGGAACCGCAATATTTCTCGCGCCCGATGAAGTAAAGCTCGGCGAAAGGGAAGCCATAAAGGATGTCGCGCGGACGCTCTCGAGATACCTTGACGGCATAGTGGCCAGGACATTTAAGCACGGCGACATAATCGAACTGGCGGAATATTCGACGGTCCCGGTCATAAACGGACTTTCGGATTTCTCGCACCCGTGCCAGGCTCTCGCTGACATTTTTACGGTCAAGGAGAAGAAAAGCAGGGTGAAGGGAGTAAAGATAGCGTTCGTAGGCGACGGCAATAACGTCTGCAACTCGCTTCTTATGGCCGCGGCCCGGGTAGGTGCGGATATCGCCGTGGCTACACCAAAGGGTTACGAGGCGGACAAAGAGGTTGTGAAGATAGCCGAGGATTTCGCCGGAGTCACTGGCTCGAAGGTCGTTATCTGCACCGACCCGGAGATGGCGGTTGCCGGAGCAGACGTGATATATACGGATGTCTGGACTAGTATGGGACAGGAGAAGGAAAAGGCGGAGAGGTTAAAGGCATTTAAGGGTTTTCAGATAAATGAGAAACTTTGTTCGAAGGCTAAGAAAGATTATATTATCATGCACTGTCTGCCCGCGCACAGGGGCGAGGAGATCTCTGACGAGTCTCTGGAGAGCCCGCATTCGGTTGTATTTGATCAGGCGGAGAATAGACTGCATGTCGAAAAGGCGATATTACTTTTACTTTTAAAGTGA
- a CDS encoding aspartate aminotransferase family protein — protein sequence MTKTEEVVQLYYEYVMPTYAKSPLVMVKGKGIKAYDIEGKEFLDFFPGWAVSGLGHCHPKVVKAIKEQVGKIIHVPNNYYNELQGKLAKKIIENSFDGKVFFCNSGAEAVEGAIKLARKVGYPSGKYEIITMEESFHGRTLAAITATAQPKYQEGFAPLPGGFVYAKFNDLESVKSKITDKTAAIMLEPIQGEGGINVASEEFIAGLKKVCEEKKILLVFDEVQTGIARTGKMFCYQHYNVTPDIMTLAKSLGGGFPIGAMVAKREISDVLQPGTHASTFGGSPLACAAALAVFEAIEEGNLVEKAVRRGRYLHNRLSLLKKDFPFVKVVRGKGLMQAVELEIEGKQIIDKCVEKGLLINCTQKKVLRIMPPLVVKNADIDGAVAILQEVMKGVTVEG from the coding sequence ATGACGAAGACAGAAGAAGTTGTGCAACTGTATTACGAATACGTGATGCCGACTTACGCCAAGTCACCGCTTGTGATGGTAAAAGGCAAAGGCATAAAGGCATATGACATAGAGGGCAAAGAGTTCCTGGATTTTTTCCCGGGATGGGCCGTGTCAGGGCTCGGCCATTGCCACCCGAAGGTGGTCAAGGCGATAAAGGAGCAGGTTGGGAAGATAATCCACGTGCCGAACAACTATTACAACGAACTGCAGGGGAAACTGGCGAAGAAGATAATTGAAAATTCATTCGACGGTAAGGTATTCTTCTGTAACAGCGGCGCCGAGGCGGTAGAAGGCGCCATCAAACTGGCGAGAAAAGTAGGGTATCCGTCGGGAAAATATGAGATAATAACTATGGAGGAATCCTTCCACGGCAGGACGCTGGCGGCGATAACGGCGACGGCGCAGCCGAAATACCAGGAGGGGTTCGCGCCGCTGCCCGGCGGTTTCGTATACGCGAAGTTCAACGACCTGGAATCGGTCAAGTCGAAGATAACCGACAAGACCGCGGCGATAATGCTCGAGCCGATACAGGGCGAGGGCGGGATAAACGTCGCGTCCGAAGAGTTCATCGCGGGATTGAAGAAAGTCTGCGAAGAGAAGAAGATACTCCTCGTATTCGACGAGGTCCAGACCGGGATAGCCAGGACAGGGAAGATGTTCTGCTACCAGCATTACAATGTGACGCCCGATATCATGACGCTGGCCAAGTCGCTCGGCGGCGGGTTCCCGATAGGCGCGATGGTCGCCAAGAGAGAGATCTCCGATGTGCTGCAGCCCGGGACGCATGCCTCGACATTCGGAGGCAGCCCGCTCGCGTGCGCAGCCGCGCTCGCGGTATTCGAGGCGATAGAGGAAGGCAACCTTGTTGAGAAGGCCGTAAGGAGGGGCAGGTATCTCCATAACAGGCTTTCGCTTTTAAAGAAGGATTTCCCGTTCGTAAAGGTAGTAAGGGGCAAAGGCCTGATGCAGGCGGTCGAGCTTGAGATAGAAGGGAAGCAGATAATAGACAAATGCGTCGAGAAGGGCCTTCTCATAAATTGCACGCAGAAGAAGGTATTGAGGATAATGCCGCCGCTGGTGGTCAAGAACGCGGATATAGACGGGGCTGTCGCGATACTGCAGGAAGTCATGAAGGGAGTAACAGTTGAAGGCTAA
- the argB gene encoding acetylglutamate kinase, whose product MQDIIKKADVLIEALPYIRKFRGKTVVIKAGGSMMENREVISGIFQDIIFMSLVGIKPVIIHGGGPRITEKMKEAGIVAKFVDGFRVTDSKTMKIVDDTLEATNKEIAKHIEELGGKVKALSGKKDKIIKAVTLKHKGKYMGFLGKIVSVNTKPIKDALKAGAIPVITPVAAGKDGKAYNINADLAACDIAAALKAEKFVLITDTNGILRDESDENTLIPTLKRKEAEELIERGVIRGGMIPKVKAVVDALKKGVNKTHIIDGRLSHAILLEVFTDKGIGTEIIK is encoded by the coding sequence ATGCAAGATATAATTAAAAAGGCCGACGTCCTCATAGAGGCGCTGCCTTACATAAGGAAGTTCAGGGGCAAGACGGTCGTCATAAAGGCCGGCGGCAGCATGATGGAAAACAGGGAAGTCATCTCCGGCATCTTCCAGGACATAATCTTCATGAGCCTGGTCGGGATAAAGCCGGTCATCATACACGGCGGCGGGCCGAGGATCACCGAAAAGATGAAGGAAGCCGGAATAGTCGCGAAATTCGTAGACGGGTTCAGGGTCACCGACTCGAAGACGATGAAGATAGTCGACGATACGCTCGAGGCGACGAACAAGGAGATAGCGAAACATATAGAGGAGCTTGGCGGAAAGGTCAAGGCGCTCTCCGGCAAAAAGGACAAGATAATAAAGGCCGTGACATTAAAGCATAAGGGCAAGTATATGGGCTTCCTGGGCAAGATCGTATCGGTAAACACAAAGCCTATAAAGGACGCGCTCAAGGCCGGGGCTATACCGGTCATAACCCCGGTAGCTGCCGGCAAAGACGGGAAGGCCTATAACATCAACGCCGACCTCGCGGCCTGCGACATAGCCGCGGCGCTTAAGGCGGAAAAATTTGTTTTGATAACCGATACCAACGGGATATTGAGGGATGAGTCGGACGAGAATACCCTTATCCCGACATTAAAAAGGAAGGAAGCCGAAGAATTGATCGAAAGGGGAGTGATACGGGGCGGGATGATCCCCAAGGTAAAGGCAGTGGTCGACGCGCTGAAGAAAGGCGTGAACAAGACGCATATTATCGACGGTAGACTGAGCCACGCGATATTACTTGAGGTATTTACCGACAAAGGAATAGGAACGGAGATAATAAAATGA
- the argJ gene encoding bifunctional glutamate N-acetyltransferase/amino-acid acetyltransferase ArgJ, whose translation MDLMKIVKGSVTAPEGFLASGVKSGIKKKKLDLALIYSNVPARAAGVFTKNTVKAAPVILSAGNLKDGRAQAIIANSGNANCLNGKNGMKWAVRMAEAVSANTWIGAQDVLVASTGIIGKPLAVEKIEASVPALVKGLCKEGELSAAKAIMTTDLIPKRIAVAVKIGGKTVKIGGIAKGSGMICPNMATLLCFITTDADIDVKALKSSLKDAVEDSLNMVTVDGDMSTNDAVFIMANGLAANAKIKNGSKGHKIFCEALKYVMVYLAKEIAKDGEGASKFIEVQVKGAKSKADAKKMAKEIANSNLVKTAIAGEDPNTGRIASSAGASGVKLNESKLDIYLNGIKIVSGGNANFGLRPKAQKSLKKKEAAITVDLNSGKHSATAWTCDLTEGYIKINARYN comes from the coding sequence ATTGATCTGATGAAGATCGTAAAAGGGTCTGTCACCGCTCCCGAGGGGTTTCTCGCCTCGGGCGTGAAAAGCGGGATAAAAAAGAAGAAGCTCGACCTGGCCTTAATTTATTCAAATGTCCCGGCCCGCGCGGCAGGCGTATTCACGAAGAATACGGTAAAGGCCGCGCCGGTAATACTTTCCGCCGGGAATTTAAAGGACGGCCGGGCGCAGGCTATAATAGCTAACAGCGGGAACGCCAACTGCCTTAACGGGAAGAACGGGATGAAGTGGGCGGTCCGGATGGCTGAGGCGGTTTCGGCGAATACCTGGATAGGCGCGCAGGATGTGCTCGTCGCGTCGACCGGGATAATCGGAAAACCGCTCGCGGTAGAAAAGATCGAGGCGTCTGTGCCGGCCCTGGTGAAAGGCCTGTGCAAGGAGGGCGAGCTTTCCGCAGCCAAGGCGATAATGACGACCGACCTCATCCCGAAGAGGATAGCGGTCGCCGTGAAGATAGGCGGCAAGACCGTGAAGATAGGCGGGATAGCCAAAGGTTCGGGAATGATATGCCCGAACATGGCGACTTTGCTCTGCTTCATCACGACAGACGCGGATATAGATGTTAAAGCATTAAAGAGTTCCTTGAAAGACGCGGTAGAGGATTCATTGAATATGGTGACGGTCGACGGCGATATGAGCACGAACGACGCCGTTTTTATAATGGCTAACGGACTCGCCGCGAACGCGAAGATAAAGAACGGTAGCAAGGGCCATAAAATATTCTGTGAAGCGCTGAAATACGTCATGGTCTATCTGGCCAAGGAGATAGCCAAGGACGGGGAAGGCGCGAGCAAATTCATAGAGGTGCAGGTCAAGGGAGCGAAGAGCAAGGCCGACGCGAAGAAGATGGCGAAAGAGATAGCCAATTCGAACCTGGTCAAGACGGCTATCGCAGGCGAGGACCCGAATACCGGGAGGATCGCTTCATCGGCCGGGGCCTCGGGAGTGAAACTTAACGAGTCGAAGCTGGATATTTACCTGAACGGCATAAAGATAGTCAGCGGCGGGAACGCCAATTTCGGATTAAGGCCGAAGGCGCAGAAGTCGCTTAAGAAGAAAGAAGCGGCGATAACGGTCGACCTTAACTCGGGAAAGCATTCGGCGACGGCGTGGACATGCGACCTTACGGAAGGGTATATTAAAATAAATGCAAGATATAATTAA
- the argC gene encoding N-acetyl-gamma-glutamyl-phosphate reductase has translation MSKEKLNVAVVGATGYAGCELIKILLVHPEVAITSVSGKVEKAEKISEIFPLFKGRLDLVCGNVDVPAILKAADLIFLALPHKVSMLFVPDFLKAGKKVVDLSADYRLKDAGVYEKWYGAKHTSAALLKDAVYGLPELYKKEIARSKFIANPGCYPTGSILGCAPLVSKGFVDTDQIIIDAKSGVTGAGRTASLALNFAELNENFKAYKINQHQHMPEIDQELSGTAGSKIGVTFTPHLVPMNKGILSTIYFTLKEETGTADLLALYKRFYKDAPFVRILDEGVFPETKNVYSTNFCDIGIKVTGKRAIVVTAIDNLWKGAASQAVQNMNLMMGFDETAGLI, from the coding sequence ATGTCAAAAGAAAAACTTAATGTAGCGGTGGTCGGCGCGACCGGTTATGCCGGCTGCGAGCTGATAAAGATACTGCTGGTCCATCCGGAGGTAGCGATAACTTCGGTAAGCGGCAAGGTTGAGAAGGCCGAGAAGATATCGGAGATATTCCCGCTATTCAAAGGCCGGCTTGACCTTGTATGCGGCAATGTCGACGTTCCGGCCATATTGAAGGCGGCAGACCTGATATTTTTGGCTCTTCCGCATAAGGTTTCGATGCTCTTCGTCCCTGATTTTTTGAAGGCAGGAAAGAAGGTCGTCGACCTGAGCGCGGACTACAGGCTAAAAGACGCAGGCGTATATGAGAAATGGTACGGAGCGAAACACACGAGCGCGGCGCTGCTTAAGGATGCGGTATACGGTTTGCCGGAACTGTACAAGAAAGAGATTGCGAGATCGAAATTCATAGCGAACCCGGGATGTTACCCGACCGGCTCGATACTCGGATGCGCGCCGCTGGTCAGCAAGGGCTTCGTTGATACGGACCAGATCATCATCGACGCGAAATCCGGCGTTACAGGAGCGGGAAGGACGGCCTCCCTGGCGCTTAATTTCGCGGAATTAAACGAGAACTTCAAGGCATACAAGATAAACCAGCACCAGCATATGCCGGAGATAGACCAGGAGCTTTCGGGCACGGCCGGCTCAAAGATAGGGGTCACTTTCACGCCGCATCTCGTGCCGATGAACAAGGGGATACTCTCGACGATATATTTCACGCTGAAGGAAGAGACGGGTACTGCCGACCTGCTGGCGCTTTATAAGCGGTTCTATAAGGACGCGCCGTTTGTGAGGATACTGGATGAGGGCGTATTCCCCGAGACGAAGAATGTATACAGCACGAACTTTTGCGATATCGGCATAAAGGTGACGGGGAAGAGGGCGATCGTTGTCACGGCTATAGATAACCTCTGGAAAGGCGCCGCGTCGCAGGCGGTCCAGAACATGAATTTGATGATGGGATTTGATGAAACGGCAGGATTGATCTGA